The DNA region gaggagaggagaggagaggataggaggaagggaagagaggaggaggaggaggagggggagcacaGAGCGTGCATGAAAACACATTCTTTTGCGTGAACTCATGTCTTGGACTCCAGATTCCAACTGACAGAACATGCTGAAGAATGGTGGCGGTGGGGAATAGAGCACAGAGCAGAACATGCAGGACACAGCACACACTGGCTGGAGGTTATGTTGTGTATACTGTCTGGTATATCAAGTtatataggctatatactgtatgaaaACACTGAGCAGtctttaaccctctggagtccaAGGCCTCTCAGAGGactttttttcaagtatttcaactaactgtaaacatctatgcaaaagtggcacatatggttgtattctgaaaagcctaacaaaaaagaatatgacagtaaagtggATGTAATACAAACAAGGAAATCAAGGGTCATGTAAACATGGTCAGTTTCAAGTAAAAGAAATATAAAGCAATTGAGAGTAGGATCACATTTTCCACGCTGTTACATTGTAAAGGAGTGTGATTGTGTCTCTTGCCCTGcgtgttctctctgtctgtcgatctgcctctttgtgtaactgtgtgtgtgtgtgtgtgtgtgtgtgtgtgtgtgtgtgtgtgtgtgtgtgtgtgtgtgtgtgtgtgtgtgtgtgtgtgtgtgtgtgtgtgtgtgtgtgtgtgtgtgtgtgtgtgtgtgtgtgtgtgtgtgcgtgcgtgcgtgcatgcatgtgtgtgagcacacgcgttcacatgcgtgcgtgtctgtatgcatgtgtgtgtgtgtgtgtgcgcgcgcgcgcgtgtgtgtgtgtgtgtgtgtgtgtgtgtgtgtgtgtgtgtgtgagagagagagagagagagagagagagagagagagagagagagagagagagagagagagagagagagagagagagagagagagagagagtacaaattAAAAAGTCAGAGGTAGAAGTGTTTTAATTATTTCTCACAGTAACTATTTTTGGGTTACCTCTTGTCTTGTGCAGCTCCTTAAATTTGGTTGGCTGCATTTCTGAGAGATGGGCAACTACCCAATCATCCTGTTGCTGTGCTTTCTCCATGGTAACCCTTGAAGACTAAAAAACAATCATTATGTCAATTACTGCATTATGACAAACACGTTCACTTTCCTCCTCGCCATAAACTTCTATAATTGTCTTTTTCCCACAGCACAAGTTGCCGTAGTCGTCAACGCCCAAGAAACGGGTAAAGTTTCGTCACAGCCTGAGAATGCCTTTTGTTGTGTTTACAAGCTCTGTGTCGGTGGTACTGATGACTAGTCTGGTGTTTAAAGTAACGCTTGGTCTAACCGAGCAGTCATGAGATAATATCATTTACAACATTTTTCTCTGTGTTGTGGCAGAGGTACCTTCAAATGGCGCAGACATAATACCATCTGGTGAGTGAATGAACCGCACaccatgcatggtgtgtgtgcatactacatgcatacgtacgtgtgtgtttgagcgcacgtgtgtgtgtgtgtgtgtgtgtgtgtgtgtgtgtgtgtgtgtgtgtgtgtgtgagagagagagagagagagagagagagagagagagaaagagagagagagagagagagagagagagagaaagtgacagagagagagagagagagagagacagagagagagagacagagagagagagagagagagagagagagagagagagagagacagagagagagagagagagagacagagagagcactttGTGCCAATTAGTGGTTAAAGTTATTGGAAACCTCAAGCTTTGTACATAGAAAAACCAAACCACGCTGTAAAAATCAAACATGCTGTGGCAATGATGAGTTGACTGCCTGACTGGCaagagtgatgtgatgtgatgtatgtATCCACTGTACTGTCTGCACCCCCAAGACTGCCGGGAGGAGATGTATCCCTGCACCAGGATGTACTCCGTCCACAGGCCTATCAAGAGATGCATCCACTCCCTCTGCCTGTACAGGTACTGACTATAGACCAAGACGGACTACTGACTAAGACTGCAGAcagggctgagctgggaccaAAAACTGACCCAGACTTTTTGCCGTGGCGTAACTCCCTAATGTACGCCGTTCCACCAgcggaacgctgtaatagacattgaaaagtgaactactactacactagtataacataacacaaggcctttagcaatgcactccAACTTGGTCATAGCCATTCTGGTATCAGCAAATTTATGATGCGGTGTCTTAGAGGGttaaccacccccccaccaccaccaccaccacacacacacacatatacatacatttcATACTATATCCAGTTTGGCTCAGTCCACTATCTACATTGAAGATGGACAGATGGGCTGCCCCCTCTAAACTGTgagccacaaacaaacaaacaagacaacaGTATGGGCCCCTGGTATGGGGAGTGGACTGTAGGCCCAagaggaaaatgccctgtatggcgaGCCCTGACTGCAGTGCAGAGCCTGTGCAGTGCAGAGCCTGTGCAGTGCACCACACGCAGCCGATGCATACAGTAGATATCAGCTTTTTTGTGTTCACTGGAGCTTCCCAGCCGTGTCGGTCGGCCTCATGAGCTCATTGTGTCTCTGTGTTCATTCCTGTCAGCCTCCCTCGGGTCTACGTGATCAACAAGGAGATCTGTGTGCGCACCGTCTGCCAACAGGATGAACTGCTCAAGggtgagagagacgagagagcgagagagagagagagagagagagagagagagagagagagagagagagagagagagagagagagagcgagcgagcgagcgagagagagagagagagagagagagagagagagagagagagagagacagagagacagagagagagagagtgcctctCTGTTGGGCCTCTGAAAATAGAGCAAGAGCAACAGATGACTGAACATCAGTAACACTTTCACTCctttttccatccctctctctctctctctctctctctctctctccctcttttttcactGTTGCTCTACCTTCCCTTTCTTTCAGCTGAGCTTTGCAGGGAGAAATCTGGCTGGCCCAAGCGACTCTCGAGGTCAACCAAAAAACGCTGTCGTCGTGGAAACCCCAAAACCTGGGCAAACAAGGCCTGATCGGGGAAGAGAGGTGGCAACCTGGGTAGCCAGAGAcccagaggtggagagatggagggagggagggagggagggagggagagggagggagagagggatggggtgaaTAACAAATCACAAAACCTGGGGCTTAGTCACTGTTACTGTTTCCTTGACAGCAACGTAAACCAACAACAAATCTAAGCGGTGCCACTCAACCACTTTGCGAGTATTAAtctccttttgtttttgttttgtttatttttcaaaTAATAATCACATTCAATTATGTGCCAAATAAGTACACCTGTGAGGAATCACTTCTCTATTTAGACATTGTTGTCTTGTTCACACTGACAACAGCAGTGCACTTTGTTTATCATATTGAATGTTAAAGTGTCTCACTGTTGATTGTGCATTCTTACAAACTTGTACATGTAAAGTATAGTTTTTGTGATaaaccttttttatatttttaatgtaTGTATACTTTTTCAGACACCAAACTTAAATACAAAGATCAAGTAGGTGAATAAAAGGAaataaatcaaatgttttttgttcTCAATTCTTTTAATTTCTTCTCATACATATTTTTGCAGTCATAAACATTTCTGAAATTTCCCAGtgttcacatatactgtatgtcaataaTGTAAATAGATCCCAATAAAGGTACCCCAAGGAGCGTTCCACCTTGGATATCATAGACTTAAATTGTGCAATTTTAGTCACAACCACTCTCTGGAATTGCATATTCATAATAAACAtttgacattgaaagttaactaataTAGTACTACAGgactatggcagtgcacagggcctttagtaatacattacgacttagtaacagctaattcataatgccatgtcttaaggggttaagcagtTAACTGTTGGACAGAAATGAAATCAAGACAGGCCTTTGTGAGATTTGCAAAGgtcagaacgtgtgtgtgtgtgtgtggaaaatgtagcctatatatatattgcTCTGGTCAGTGTTGCGCATTACTGTGTGCCAAATATGTACAGGAGCGAGAATATCCCTTTCCAGGGGCACAATGAACACTTCTGTCATGGCGCACAGAGTGAAAAGACTAAAATATTTACTAAGATGATACAGACACTGCTCTCCTTCATATGAGAgggaacaacacacaaacaaggacACCCCATAGCCTACTCATCGCTGCACAGCCCTCCAGGGGCCTACTGAGAGATGATACTTACGGTCAGGACAGTGAGTAAAGACTGCCTTTTTCTTGCATGAAAACAAGCTGCCTTTTGTGCTCCAGGGGTCGAATTTTAATCATGgatctgtgtttttgtttgccgCAATCGAGCTTTGGAGAAACCCACCATGAACATTTCACCTCTGCTAATAATGCTATTTTGAGATACCCCAACCTCTGTACACACTTCTGTAGCCACAGAACCTCACAACATCGCTGATTCTTCCCGTCCACACAGCTATCAacagcacgcacgcgcgcacacacatacacacacacgcaaacacacacacacgcacacgcacacgcacacgcgcacacgcacacgcacacgcacgcaagcacatgcacaaacacgcacgcacgcacacacacacacacacacacacacacacacacacacacacacacacacacacacacatgcacacacgcggacgcagtcacaaacacacacacacaggccccctacccaatacatacaatgtaatggggacccaattctgggcctcttatctccctgggcccgggacaatatatCCCTTCCCCCCAACCCCCTAAGACACCCCCCCCTGTCGACGGCCctgtttacacacatacacacagacagacagcaagagagacagacacacagagagacagacagacagacagagctgtaATTGGATCAGTGAGATCCTGAGGCCTGGCAGGGTTTCACTTCTCTGTCTATATTTACAGTGAGCTCCAGTACATATGGAACTTTATGGCTGATATATCAATATAAAGTCCACCCATGTGCACAGTCAAACTTTTAGTAGCCCCTATAAAAAATGGTGTGCAAAGCATGCGGCGTGCACTCTGTTGCAATAAAGACCATGACCTTTAGAGGGCGTACTACACTACACCTTGAGATATGCACAGACATGACCGTGGTTTCACCCAGAAGTGAGGAACAATGAAGAACTGTCTGAGAATCTTAACATGTACCTAAAAACACAGTTGGCTACCTAGGCTACCTGTGTTACTTGGCCAAAATATGCGTCATTTCAGTAGTGCACAAGGTTTTGCGGGTTCAGTGAAACTTCCACACAATAACACAAGAACCCCTCCCAGACATGCATGGAACCAATTTGAAGATGTCAGTCAGACGCTTCTCCGAATGGAGCACACAATCTGATCCAGAGGAAAAGAAGCATTTTCTTCTGTTTCCCATCACATATTTCTGGGAAAGAAAGCCCTATGAGGAGGACAGCGGGTGACAGCGGAATTAAGAGGAGGAAGAACAGGGTTATAGGCATACAAtgtcaacaaacaaaaaagaatgtattgcaaccagggccctaaattaactttttttttccatcaccagccaaaatcgcTAAAACTTAATCATACTAGCCAAATGCACACTCGCTGATGGGTGAAAATGGCTACTAAGCTGTcttttcctaccagccaaactgaattttcaccatcaTTTGGCTGCTTGgcgggtgttcatttagagccctgattgcaaCCACAGCAGTTTTTAAATGCTATACCTGTTCCATTAGTCAAATATGTTTTTTATAATGAGCATTATACAAATGAGGTGAGTAATACCATGGATACCAGGAACTTTTCAAACACATTCATGGTCGCTAGTTGACCTCTCAGCGCTCATCGTGTTGTTGGCCTAATGAAGAGCATCCAATTTTAAACCAGTTCCTGGCAAAGGACACATATGTAATGCCACAAAGTTTGTCATGCAGCTAGTGAGTGAGCACACATGACAAGAGGCCTAACTCTCTGTGATTCACCCTTCCTGCTGTCTCTCCATCACCATTTTCTATTACAGTATGTTCTGTTTTTTGCTGTGGGTCTcccattcaataacaatgggccCCATGTTCAAGACGTCATCAATAAATACTAATGATGTGGTGAGGCGATGATTTACAACGCACGAACACATTCACTCTCCAGTCACGGTCCTCTCATAAACAGGACTATATTTTGCAGCCAATCACAATGGACAATGTATTAATGACAGGGCAATGACTGATGAAAACAATCTGCAATCCACAGGGGTCAATCTTCCTATTTAATCATTTTTACTAGAGTGGTTTACAAGAGTTTCTCAAAAGTGACAAGTAATATGTTTGTGATAAAAATAAGTCAGACCTTATCAAAGGTCATGATCTAACACAAAATCACGCGCATGGCAACAACACGTTATCATCTGTGTCAACTTTATTAGAGATCATCAGGCTACCTGTTTCACATTCTGATTCAATTCCCACTTTCAGCCAAGTCATTCATCTAAATAAAGTATCAGATGTGTTAACCTTCACACGAGTTGAATTAATTTACGATGTTGACTCTCATGACGCCAGTGTAGTTTcagtatttatttattgtatatAGTGAATACAAAATCTCTTGTTTGTCAAGGTTTGTGTAAAGCATCAATTATCTAGTAATAACCAGGAATGCCCAGGCAAAATGCCTTTaatgctacagtaggcctacatgattagaAAAAAGTAAAGTCTCAGGATTCCTGTTATCAACCTTAGCACCAGTACAGTAAAATgtggagtgttaattcaacacttagagagtactctgggaccaaatccaCCCTAGAAGATCAGATCATATTgataaatcaactctctaaatgATGGATTAATGCTGCTAAAATGACAGAGTAGCACCAATATCAGTGTCACATAATCCATGTGGCAGAGGAGGAGTGTCACAGTCCGATCAGTGTAAATGCATCCTTCAAGTCTTCAGTCTCAGTGGGCTGGAAGGCAAAGATGTCAGTGTTAATGCTATACAACATGGTCTCAGTttactattgggagggaaagtggaaaacagcgatcctagcggttacgttccaaacaccagggcgaccctattgaaactcccatagacgagtttttaaaaaaaattccacaaagatatgactaggaactataacaccagacacatttttcagcgtacacaatatgATGAACTAccacctgtgaaaatcttaagtcattttttgcccttttaagaaaaatagaaattgtgccaatctggtcggaaacggactacagctcccagcatgctgtgcttcgcgcctcgttgacaacacagagaaacaattgaacgcgaatgaacgcaagttcttcgcatatcttcacattcttgtaatcctgtgagttccacattgtcttcttattaaacatatatacacgcgatcattttggtttggttttaacttctctagtagatatgatggcttctgtggtgacgagtaaccacctctctggctcatgtttggctatgctaatttggctatgctaattacatggagtaaacacgtcacacatgccagtcagtgtagttctgtattagctttttcaagaatattaaaatcagttcagatcagtgaaaaaccgaacattttaccacctgattcgataaaacgggccaacatgcctataatatgactgccactacttctacttcgtcggcagggccgagatgtaatttttcaaagaaaaaacccattcatttgttgcaggggtttggaacgttgccagcagggggcgatgagattactttccctcccaatttcgCGTTTTAAGTTTGcagtcaccagaatggcaatggctgagttgtaatgtattaccaaaagACTCTTTGTAATAGCGTATAGTACTATGTTAGTTAAGTCTTCACATGGTCCCTGTTATAAGTTTGCTGTTTTACCAGAGTGGCATTGACCGaattgtaatgtaggcctataggccttcTGAAAAGTAAAAGTAGGAGTAAGTCTTTTCCATGACTATTACTTGAATTCCACTGGCAGAACGCTGCACATaagggcagtcgtgggtaagcggttaaggcttcagacttgtagctcgaaaggttgccggttcgactcttgccctgctaggttggtggggggagtaattaaccagtgctctcccccagcaGTTGCGCATGACTCAGGTAACCTGATCATGgtataccgtcccgccgcactgctcccttgggacgccattgggtgctgcccccttgcacgggtgaggcataaatacaattttgttgtgtgcagtgtgcaatgaacacttgtgtgcagtgaagtgcagtgtcacaatgacaatgggagtagtGCTTTCAGCAAGACAGCAATAggaagacaaaagtgtgaatagtgttaccttaaccaatcagtaacagacttcgctGGTGAGTTCTTGCTggttggctaaacagtgagcgaaccgagctagcaGACTATGTGCGTAgcaaaaatctttgggtggaagtacataggatggcgtcaccagcTAGCTGCAGCTTGATACAGAGACCAAACACTGAAACTTTTTTACTGTATACTCATTACTATTTCCtatgaacattttttttgtctgGAATGTGATgtcctaaaaaaaaaagtgtcaaatACCAGGAGGATGCGGTCGAGCAGTTTGGACAGCCTCACAGAGTTCTGTTGGAGTCCATCCCAGGCCTTAAATCCAGTCGTCCGGCGAGCTACAAATGTCTGCCAACAGTAGAAATAATCTAAAGAGACAGGGACATTGAGAGAAGTAGTGTATGTTTCTTAATGTGAGAAGAAATGTATTTAAAGGTATTTGGAAGAAAGGTAGGAATGTTTCACTTGTCCAGTTCTGTTAAGATGAGCTCCTTTTTTGAAATGAGACACCTGTAGGCTTTTAGCATAACCCTAACCAAACCAaaaccctaactctaacctttACCCTAATCCTCAACCCACTAATACTGTAACACTTAATCGGCATACTGCCtttgtagctcagctcgatgggtagGCCCTATGCAGGGTTTTACCGGTCCAGGAGCAGTGATCTTATatggccccccaaccaatacatacaatgtaatgagtatcCAATTCTATTCCCCTGTGCCCGGGACggcagacccctttgccccccttgcCGGCCCCCCTGATCCTATGGGTAGGTCATATCAACACCCCACGCCACCCCTCACACATGAAGCTTACTCTATGTAGAGAGAATATACTGAGAGCAATGGCACCGCATTCCAGACTACATTCACCACATTTGAGGAGACGTGTAACCTTGACCACTTGAGTTTCACCCTGGGGGATAATAAAGttcaccttgaccttgaccttgaccttgtcgTCCTACTGTACCTTTGTAGGCCATGATGGACATCTTGACCCCCGCCCTCGTGAGGAGGCGGaggccctccctctccctgctgtCCTCGTGGTCACAGAAGTACAGCCGCGCCATGAAGAGGCGAAGGCGCAAGTTGGGCATCCGGGACAGGAAGCTGGCCAAGCGGCGAGCGCAGTCGGAGCACGGCGACCAGGAGCAGAACCAGGTGATGGAGTAGCACAGCCTCACCCCACCAGGACCGGAGTCCCACAGGCCCGGGCACAACGCACCTAGGTGCCTCAGGAACAGAAGCTGAAATGAAGGGTTGGTTAGGTGGGTAGTAGATGGTAGCTGATCCTGAAGGAAACTAATCCCTTCTTTTATATGCTCATTGTCATCAAAACACTAATGGCCAAGTCGTCGTCCCTTAacgcacgccattccaccagtggaacactgtaatagtcaatgaaaaaatgtaactaccatagtacgacACCAaagtgcctttagtaatacattacaacttggtcattgccattctggtaacagctgatttgTAACAGGGGCAGTGTGTTGGGTTAATcagactcttggtaatgtcataatgtTGTGGTGATGTAGGCCCATACACTTACAggctacagcagtggtctccattttttttcccaaagggccaaattatgttgcTGTAATGAGACTGAGggccgtatggccacagatagcatacaTATCTGTTTTATCATTTGTTCcaaccacatacaaacacacacacacacacacatactgctgctggtgtatttaataaacctattttaattatttattttcttcaaatgctactattactatgtcagaacgctataaaggacttttagaaaaatcacaacaaaatacctcctcttaatgtatgttctctacaagtcttctgttgtccagtcttgcactttaaatgtctgtatgagcaatgtctatgtccatactgtcttatgtccatgtatgagtactgtctatgtctatactgtctatgtccttacctagattagtctatgactgcatgggagagcaagaaacacaatttcaaattctttgtatgaccagtgcatgtaaagaaattgacaataaaacttgacttgacttgactcatggCGGGCCAAAAGTTTTCCATGCCCAGGCcagatctggcccgcgggccgccattTGGGGACCACTGTGCTACAGGATggacaatgaagatcaatgataAATGTAGACAAAAGGAATAAAACAGAATTGTCAGGCACATCTCTGACCAAGGCAGAAATCCACACCATTCAAACATTTCTACCCTGTATTGATTTTTTGTGGGCGCACTGTTAGAGGCGCAGCACCCTCACTCACCTCCACATGACACCCCGAGCGGTTGCGCATGTGCCCGAAATCAAAGGAGAGTGAGTCTGGTCCGATCCTTCTCTTCACCACAAAGCAAAGATAAGTCTCACATCGACCGCGCGCCCACCGCAGGTTTTTGTATTGGTAGATGAACTTCTTCTGGGCCAGCAGCACGCTAATAACGAATGGCAGGGAGGGCATTTAGTCCAAGTGCTTTGTGTCCCCTTAAACATCTGATTTACATTTTGCATATTCACAGAAAAGACAGCTGTACCTTCATTTACATCATTTTTCTAATTGATAAAGAGTTTTAAGCATGAATTCTACAATCTTACTACATTGACCATGCTTGTGTACAGTCATAGTTATTTATTGTACTACTTATTGTGTTCCGTGCATGAGACACAGCACACTAAAAACAAGAGTCACTTGGAGAAAGTACAGTAGGTACGCTGTACACACATAGAAATACTCATAACTTGGTTCCCTTGGTGCCCTATACGAGTCATTTATCACTGCATCACAGAGCCAGCTTTAAAAAACAGAGCACACAACACATTCAGTGCATAGTAACATGCTGTTACTAACACTGTCTAGACAGACAATGGCACAAGTAACTACTCAGTTCCAGAAAAAAAGGACCCAGTTTAAAACGGCATCATCGTACCATGGAACTGTGCTtgaacttctctcctctcctctactctcatgcTGCCCCACCATTAGTCATTCAGACAGATTATAATGAGTAACCATTAGACTACTCACACATGGACTCAAATACTCCACCTCACTCTCAGTTTCAGTTTATAGGGTTTTAGCGAAACCAGAGAAAGTCATTGCAAATGTCATCGGTGCTGTTGACTATGCATAATAGCACCGGATACCAACTTCTCCAGGTCCTAATAGGTTACTCTTAATTGCTGTCCACAGCAATATGAGCCATaacatgtcacatcatatttTATAACACAGTAACACTCTTCTAATTTAAAtactcaaaacaaacaacaacagctgCGTTATATTTAGAAAACCTCACCTGTCTAACTTGCTATTCATTTCGAAAGATGAAACCCAGCGCATTCAGGCATGCAAGTGAAGTGTGTGAAGGGGGGCTGAACATAACTGACATACGTATAGAACCGTAATACATGGTCAAATACAGTAACTGGGATTCTGGTTGGGTAGAGACATTTTTCAAATAAAGAGGGGTGGGGAAACACACATGTCTTGACAACAGTATCTATCTGTCAAAACTGCCTGGTGTATAAACAGCTGATCATTTTTGGCTTTCACATCTACTGTGTAGTTAATTGAAGAAATAAGGTATAATAAGGTTAAACTCCAAATacatgtacaatacaatataaaGACTTtatttaaaagggaaaaaaacaaacctaTAAATTGCTCAATTTGCAAATTCAGCATTACGGTACGTGACGCTATAGTTCAATTCCAAGTTTACACAATAGACCTTCGGAGTGTCCAGGAATTGCTCCCATGGGTGTTTGACGTGAGCGGCCTGGGTATCCCTGTTATTTACAAACGCACGTCAGCAAACACTGCCAGCCGCGTAACTATGGCAATGACACAATTTTCCGGACCTCCTGCGCTCACTCAGTCAAGGAACCTACCACTTTGGCTTTCCCTGATGATTaagacacacactgaaaaaaaacCTCCCACAAAACACACTGACTGCGCTTTAACTCCTTTCCTTTTGTTcccctccagggctggactgggggagaaatagggcccgggcacttttggcttaaaggggcccctcataattagcggcgcagaactgactcaccggtgggccccgcaccctcgtgggcccctattttcagaaaagtaagaaaaaataaaatatctgggtgcagggcccaccgggaaatacccactgtgccagatggccagtccatccctgtttccctccctccaccctcatCCTTTCCACTCGTTTATTTCCCCACAAAAAAGGGGGGCCTGAAAATGTGGGTTAAAAACTGTGGGGGGTCCCAAATAAGCAACAGGATCTGACACCTACACTACAGTAACATACCGTACCCAGGCCATTATGGAAACCAGGGGTTTCCCCCCCCCCGAAATATAGCGTGAGGTGCCCCAGCTGAGGACCCTTGAAGGGGCCCCCGCTATACCCCGTCAGGGATGAGCtcgcc from Engraulis encrasicolus isolate BLACKSEA-1 chromosome 5, IST_EnEncr_1.0, whole genome shotgun sequence includes:
- the mfap5 gene encoding microfibril associated protein 5; this encodes MGNYPIILLLCFLHAQVAVVVNAQETEVPSNGADIIPSDCREEMYPCTRMYSVHRPIKRCIHSLCLYSLPRVYVINKEICVRTVCQQDELLKAELCREKSGWPKRLSRSTKKRCRRGNPKTWANKA
- the aicda gene encoding single-stranded DNA cytosine deaminase, whose translation is MNSKLDSVLLAQKKFIYQYKNLRWARGRCETYLCFVVKRRIGPDSLSFDFGHMRNRSGCHVELLFLRHLGALCPGLWDSGPGGVRLCYSITWFCSWSPCSDCARRLASFLSRMPNLRLRLFMARLYFCDHEDSREREGLRLLTRAGVKMSIMAYKDYFYCWQTFVARRTTGFKAWDGLQQNSVRLSKLLDRILLPTETEDLKDAFTLIGL